A genome region from Methylobacterium sp. FF17 includes the following:
- a CDS encoding NAD(+) synthase — protein sequence MSHPSALAPPAPSDPGFHSLYRHGFARVAACTTRSHPADPGRNAQAILDLARSCDAAGAALAVFPELCVSAYAIEDLFLQVTVLDAVEAALARLIAESASLRPVLIVGAPLRWGHRLYNCALAIHRGRLLGVIPKSFLPNYREFYEKRHFASGAGFAGETIRVAGVEAPFGTDLLFPAEDVPNLVLGIEVCEDLWVPASPGTDAALAGATILANLSGSPITVGRAESRALLTRAASMRCLCAYVYAAAGLGESTTDLSWDGQTSIDENGVRLAEGARFSAEPVMTLADIDLGLLAQERLQMGSFADSGRVDGAGRALAYRRVPFRLDPPAGDLGLMRRLERFPFVPADPARLAQDCYEAYNIQVAGLAQRLEATGTKRVVIGVSGGLDSTHALIVAAKALDKLGLPRTNILAYTLPGFATSEGTKANAHALMAALGTTAREIDIRDTARVMLTEMDHPFGRGEPVYDVTFENVQAGLRTDYLFRLANQNGAIVIGTGDLSELALGWCTYGVGDQMSHYGVNAGVPKTLIQHLIRWVVGTDQFAPEVGATLSAILDTEISPELVPVEAGAKPQSTQSVIGPYALQDFTLFYTLRYGFPPSKIAFLALHAWGDAERGAWPPDFPEPERGAYDLPEIRRWLAVFLKRFFGFSQFKRSALPNGPKVSAGGSLSPRGDWRAPSDGSAQPWLDELARNVPET from the coding sequence TTGTCCCATCCCTCGGCGCTCGCGCCACCGGCTCCGTCCGATCCGGGCTTCCACTCCCTCTACCGGCACGGCTTCGCCCGGGTCGCGGCCTGCACCACCCGCAGCCACCCGGCGGACCCCGGCCGCAACGCGCAGGCGATCCTGGACCTCGCCCGGTCCTGCGACGCGGCCGGCGCGGCCCTGGCGGTGTTCCCCGAGCTCTGCGTCTCGGCCTACGCCATCGAGGACCTGTTCCTGCAGGTGACGGTGCTCGACGCGGTGGAGGCGGCACTGGCCCGCCTCATCGCCGAATCGGCCTCGCTCCGGCCCGTCCTCATCGTCGGCGCGCCTCTGCGCTGGGGGCACCGGCTCTACAACTGCGCGCTCGCCATCCACCGCGGCCGGCTCCTCGGCGTGATCCCGAAGAGCTTCCTGCCGAACTACCGGGAATTCTACGAGAAGCGGCACTTCGCCTCCGGTGCCGGATTCGCGGGCGAAACGATCCGGGTGGCGGGCGTCGAGGCGCCCTTCGGGACCGACCTGCTGTTTCCGGCCGAGGACGTGCCGAATCTCGTCCTCGGCATCGAGGTCTGCGAGGACCTCTGGGTGCCCGCCTCCCCCGGCACCGACGCCGCGCTCGCCGGGGCCACGATCCTCGCCAACCTCTCGGGCAGCCCGATCACGGTGGGCCGGGCCGAATCCCGCGCCCTGCTCACCCGCGCCGCCTCGATGCGCTGCCTGTGCGCCTACGTCTACGCGGCGGCGGGCCTGGGCGAATCGACCACCGACCTGTCCTGGGACGGACAGACCAGCATCGACGAGAACGGAGTGCGCCTCGCCGAGGGGGCGCGCTTCTCGGCCGAGCCCGTGATGACGCTGGCCGACATCGACCTCGGGCTCCTGGCGCAGGAGCGGCTCCAGATGGGTAGCTTCGCGGATTCCGGCCGGGTCGACGGCGCCGGGCGCGCCCTCGCCTATCGCCGCGTCCCGTTCCGGCTCGACCCGCCGGCCGGCGACCTCGGCCTGATGCGCCGGCTGGAGCGATTCCCCTTCGTGCCCGCCGATCCGGCACGCCTCGCCCAGGATTGCTACGAGGCCTACAACATCCAGGTGGCGGGCCTCGCCCAGCGCCTGGAGGCCACGGGCACGAAGCGGGTGGTCATCGGGGTCTCCGGCGGCCTCGATTCCACCCACGCCCTCATCGTGGCGGCCAAGGCGCTGGATAAGCTCGGCCTGCCGCGCACGAACATCCTGGCCTACACCCTGCCGGGCTTCGCCACCTCGGAGGGCACCAAGGCCAATGCCCACGCACTGATGGCCGCACTCGGCACCACCGCCCGCGAGATCGACATCCGCGACACCGCGCGCGTGATGCTCACCGAAATGGACCATCCGTTCGGCCGGGGCGAGCCGGTCTACGACGTCACCTTCGAGAACGTGCAGGCGGGCCTGCGCACCGACTACCTGTTCCGGCTCGCCAACCAGAACGGCGCCATCGTGATCGGCACGGGGGATCTGTCGGAACTGGCGCTCGGCTGGTGCACCTACGGCGTCGGCGACCAGATGAGCCATTACGGCGTCAATGCCGGCGTGCCGAAAACCCTGATCCAGCACCTCATCCGCTGGGTCGTGGGCACGGATCAGTTCGCGCCCGAAGTCGGCGCGACCCTGAGCGCGATCCTCGACACCGAGATCTCGCCGGAACTGGTGCCGGTGGAAGCCGGCGCGAAGCCCCAGAGCACGCAAAGCGTGATCGGCCCCTACGCGCTGCAGGACTTCACCCTGTTCTACACCCTGCGCTACGGCTTCCCCCCCTCGAAGATCGCCTTCCTGGCCCTGCATGCCTGGGGCGATGCGGAGCGCGGCGCCTGGCCGCCGGACTTCCCCGAGCCCGAGCGCGGGGCCTACGACCTCCCCGAGATCCGGCGCTGGCTCGCGGTCTTCCTCAAACGCTTCTTCGGCTTCAGCCAGTTCAAGCGCTCGGCCCTGCCGAACGGTCCGAAGGTTTCGGCCGGAGGTTCCCTGTCGCCACGCGGCGACTGGCGCGCGCCCTCAGACGGGAGCGCGCAGCCCTGGCTCGATGAACTCGCCCGTAACGTTCCAGAGACGTGA
- a CDS encoding DUF6949 family protein — protein sequence MTLSPSALESLQTLCLGLALSGLLASAFELFTERRASFSLLERGGVTAVAALPMLAFGAPFIILRNTVRGRRLERRPIPFVMVATIIACGWSLMSGRVALDLAHLIAGV from the coding sequence ATGACCCTCAGCCCTTCGGCCCTCGAATCCCTTCAGACCCTCTGCCTCGGGCTGGCCCTCTCGGGCCTGCTCGCCAGTGCGTTCGAGCTCTTCACCGAACGCCGCGCCAGCTTCAGCCTGCTCGAGCGCGGCGGCGTCACGGCGGTGGCGGCCCTGCCCATGCTGGCGTTCGGCGCACCCTTCATCATCCTGCGCAACACCGTGCGGGGACGGCGCCTGGAGCGGCGCCCGATTCCGTTCGTGATGGTCGCCACGATCATCGCCTGCGGCTGGAGCCTGATGTCGGGCCGCGTCGCCCTGGACCTGGCGCACCTGATCGCAGGGGTCTGA
- a CDS encoding PilZ domain-containing protein, giving the protein MSENRKEVRQRTFLKGRILFNKGASSMDCLVRDMSSSGARLALSETATLPESFELFIPQKERTYRAQLCWRRPDGIGVAFVDEAAPPSSSGAPTSSAAASDATAMLALMRRISELEAENAALRRMLASQPAGMA; this is encoded by the coding sequence ATGTCGGAGAATCGCAAGGAAGTCCGCCAGAGGACGTTCCTCAAGGGACGGATCCTCTTCAACAAGGGCGCTTCCAGCATGGACTGCCTGGTGCGGGACATGTCGAGCTCGGGCGCGCGCCTGGCCTTGAGCGAAACCGCGACCCTGCCGGAGAGCTTCGAACTCTTCATTCCGCAGAAGGAGAGGACCTACCGCGCCCAGTTGTGCTGGCGCCGGCCGGACGGCATCGGCGTCGCCTTCGTGGACGAGGCCGCCCCGCCCTCCTCGTCCGGCGCGCCGACCTCCTCGGCCGCTGCGTCGGACGCCACCGCGATGCTGGCGCTGATGCGTCGGATCAGCGAGCTGGAGGCCGAGAACGCCGCCCTGCGCCGGATGCTCGCCAGCCAGCCGGCCGGCATGGCCTGA
- a CDS encoding Cof-type HAD-IIB family hydrolase translates to MTLPQDACPADIALVISDVDGTLVTSDKRLTPATHDAVRRLAQAGIGFTIASSRPPIGLKPLAAELGLTLPMGAFNGSTLVAPDLTILSETLIPAEAARTAAQLLAEAGLDIWVFAEGRWNLTDPHGPYIDLERRTLCAEPHTVAELGPLLDRAAKIVGVSADAAHLEACEATIALALDGQADVHRSQAYYLDVTPPGAGKAGFVNAMSRHLGIDRSRIATFGDAGNDVPMFARSGFSVAMGNAAPAVQAAARAVTDGNDADGFAKAVAEFILRR, encoded by the coding sequence ATGACCCTGCCCCAGGACGCGTGCCCCGCCGACATCGCCCTGGTGATCTCGGACGTGGACGGCACCCTCGTCACCTCCGACAAGCGCCTGACGCCGGCGACCCACGACGCCGTGCGCCGCCTGGCCCAAGCGGGCATCGGCTTCACCATCGCGTCGAGCCGGCCGCCCATCGGCCTGAAGCCCCTGGCGGCGGAACTCGGCCTCACCCTGCCCATGGGCGCCTTCAACGGCAGCACCCTGGTGGCCCCCGACCTCACGATCCTGTCCGAGACCCTGATCCCCGCCGAGGCCGCCCGCACGGCGGCGCAACTCCTCGCCGAGGCCGGGCTCGACATCTGGGTCTTCGCCGAGGGCCGCTGGAACCTCACCGACCCGCACGGCCCCTACATCGACCTGGAACGCCGGACCCTGTGCGCCGAGCCGCACACGGTCGCCGAACTCGGGCCGCTCCTCGACCGGGCCGCCAAGATCGTGGGCGTGAGCGCCGACGCCGCGCATCTCGAGGCCTGCGAGGCCACGATCGCGCTCGCCCTCGACGGGCAGGCCGATGTCCACCGCTCGCAGGCCTATTACCTCGACGTCACGCCGCCGGGCGCCGGCAAGGCGGGCTTCGTCAACGCCATGAGCCGGCACCTCGGCATCGACCGGTCCCGCATCGCCACATTCGGCGACGCGGGCAACGACGTGCCGATGTTCGCGCGCAGCGGCTTCTCGGTGGCGATGGGCAACGCGGCACCGGCAGTGCAGGCGGCGGCCCGTGCCGTCACGGACGGGAACGATGCGGACGGGTTCGCGAAAGCGGTCGCCGAATTCATTTTGCGCCGCTGA
- a CDS encoding lytic transglycosylase domain-containing protein: MNQRFLLLAVVAVAVPCRVLAPCDVAAQGKPARDNIDALIEEQAKANGVPSSFVHQVVKRESNYNPNAKGGSALGLMQIKHATARGLGYQGDAAGLYDPRVNLRYGIAYLAGAYRAAKGDIARAYGFYNRGYYYAAKRLGIETTVPDDVEAPKSGEAFGSVFARAASPSVAAANTALAYAPSPTANGVPTERVEVPLPPRRPASLTGLGVTDVAALAPEPAQAAAPAISASPGIAPAMTQAGAQVEAAFTETVEVPLPPRRPSALALAAIGRAPAAKKPSTVGTVLEASALPAVQ; this comes from the coding sequence ATGAACCAGCGCTTCCTGCTCCTCGCCGTCGTCGCGGTCGCCGTGCCCTGCCGGGTTCTCGCGCCCTGCGACGTGGCTGCGCAGGGCAAGCCGGCGCGCGACAACATCGACGCGCTGATCGAGGAGCAGGCCAAGGCCAACGGCGTCCCGTCGAGCTTCGTCCACCAGGTCGTGAAGCGCGAGAGCAACTACAACCCGAACGCCAAGGGCGGCAGCGCCCTCGGGCTGATGCAGATCAAGCACGCCACCGCCCGCGGCCTCGGCTACCAGGGCGACGCGGCGGGCCTGTACGACCCCCGGGTGAACCTGCGCTACGGCATCGCCTATCTGGCCGGCGCCTACCGCGCCGCCAAGGGCGATATCGCCCGCGCCTACGGCTTCTACAATCGCGGCTACTACTACGCGGCCAAGCGCCTCGGCATCGAGACCACCGTCCCCGACGACGTCGAGGCGCCGAAATCCGGCGAGGCCTTCGGCAGCGTCTTCGCCCGCGCCGCCAGCCCATCGGTCGCCGCCGCCAATACCGCGCTCGCCTATGCGCCGAGCCCGACCGCCAACGGCGTGCCCACGGAGCGCGTGGAGGTGCCGCTGCCGCCGCGCCGTCCGGCCTCCCTGACGGGCCTCGGCGTGACCGATGTGGCGGCCCTCGCCCCCGAGCCGGCCCAGGCCGCCGCCCCCGCGATCAGCGCCAGCCCCGGGATCGCCCCGGCCATGACGCAGGCCGGCGCGCAGGTCGAGGCGGCCTTCACGGAAACCGTCGAGGTGCCGCTGCCGCCGCGTCGCCCCTCCGCGCTCGCCCTCGCGGCGATCGGGCGCGCGCCTGCCGCCAAGAAGCCCTCCACGGTCGGGACCGTCCTCGAGGCCTCGGCCCTGCCGGCCGTCCAGTAA
- the cysE gene encoding serine O-acetyltransferase, with the protein MSASPFPVSTKGTEPLAVCDPTWARLRTEAETIVREEPQLASFIVATILNHTSLEGAVAHRVAARLGHASFPAELIAHGFHEAIGAEPRLGQDFRADIAAVLDRDPATSRAIEPVLYFKGFHAIQAHRLAHWYWGQGRRDLALYLQSRSSEVFQTDIHPQARIGRGIFLDHATGLVVGSTAVIEDDVSILHAVTLGGTGKQGSDRHPKIRHGVMIGAGAKILGNIEVGACARIAAGSVVLRPVPAHTTVVGVPARVVGTAGCAEPARAMDQLVAMDPFIHMADGI; encoded by the coding sequence ATGTCCGCCAGCCCATTCCCCGTCTCCACGAAGGGCACAGAGCCGCTGGCCGTCTGCGATCCGACCTGGGCCCGCCTGCGCACCGAGGCCGAGACCATCGTCCGCGAGGAGCCGCAACTCGCCTCGTTCATCGTGGCGACGATCCTCAACCATACCTCCCTCGAAGGCGCGGTGGCCCACCGGGTCGCCGCCCGGCTGGGACACGCTTCGTTTCCGGCCGAACTCATCGCCCACGGCTTCCACGAGGCGATCGGTGCCGAGCCGCGCCTCGGCCAGGATTTCCGCGCCGACATCGCGGCCGTGCTCGACCGCGACCCCGCCACCAGCCGAGCGATCGAGCCGGTGCTGTACTTCAAGGGCTTCCACGCCATCCAGGCTCACCGGCTCGCGCACTGGTACTGGGGGCAGGGCCGGCGCGACCTCGCCCTGTACCTCCAGAGCCGGTCGTCGGAGGTGTTCCAGACCGACATCCACCCGCAGGCCCGGATCGGCCGCGGCATCTTCCTCGACCATGCCACCGGCCTCGTGGTCGGCTCGACGGCGGTGATCGAGGACGACGTCTCGATCCTGCACGCCGTGACCCTCGGCGGCACGGGCAAGCAGGGCAGCGACCGGCATCCGAAGATCCGGCACGGCGTGATGATCGGCGCCGGCGCCAAGATCCTGGGCAACATCGAGGTGGGGGCCTGCGCCCGCATCGCCGCAGGCTCCGTGGTGCTGCGCCCGGTTCCGGCCCACACCACCGTGGTGGGCGTGCCGGCCCGCGTGGTCGGCACCGCCGGCTGCGCCGAGCCCGCGCGCGCCATGGACCAGCTCGTGGCCATGGACCCGTTCATCCACATGGCCGACGGCATCTGA
- a CDS encoding helix-turn-helix transcriptional regulator, giving the protein MAGAVEQESIFLSDLGRRVRHARTVRGLSRKLLSQTSGLSERYIAQLESGQGNVSIILLRRVANAMGVRLDDLIAGQDTQPDWQVIRDLLVNASPEQVTLAKGILSGQSSAGSETPQPRVAVIGLRGAGKSTLGRRVADRLGWTFVELNAEIERENALSVKEIFAIYGQEGYRRLEQAALRRLTEHPGPLVLATGGGIVAEPLTYDLLLQAFFTIWLRARPEEHMQRVRDQGDLATTGDHPSAMQELRAVLASREPLYARASSVVDTSDVPVEVMVDRLAEAIEARFGNLDHRRSA; this is encoded by the coding sequence ATGGCCGGCGCGGTAGAACAAGAATCGATCTTCCTGTCCGATCTCGGTCGGCGGGTTCGCCATGCCCGGACCGTGCGCGGCCTGTCGCGCAAGCTCCTTTCGCAGACCTCCGGCCTGTCGGAGCGCTACATCGCGCAGTTGGAGAGCGGACAGGGTAACGTCTCGATCATCCTGCTGCGCCGGGTCGCCAACGCCATGGGCGTGCGTCTCGACGACCTGATCGCCGGCCAGGACACGCAGCCGGACTGGCAGGTGATCCGGGATCTCCTGGTCAACGCCTCGCCCGAGCAGGTGACGCTGGCCAAGGGCATCCTGTCGGGGCAATCCTCGGCCGGCAGCGAGACGCCGCAGCCGCGCGTCGCGGTGATCGGCCTGCGCGGGGCTGGCAAGTCAACCCTCGGGCGGCGCGTCGCCGATCGCCTGGGCTGGACCTTCGTGGAGCTCAACGCCGAGATCGAGCGGGAGAACGCGCTCTCGGTCAAGGAGATCTTCGCGATCTACGGCCAGGAGGGCTATCGCCGGCTGGAGCAGGCCGCCCTGCGCCGCCTCACCGAGCATCCCGGGCCCCTGGTGCTCGCCACCGGCGGCGGCATCGTGGCCGAGCCCCTGACCTACGACCTGCTGCTCCAGGCCTTCTTCACCATCTGGCTGCGGGCCCGGCCCGAGGAGCACATGCAGCGGGTGCGCGACCAGGGCGACCTCGCCACCACGGGTGACCATCCCTCGGCGATGCAGGAGCTGCGGGCGGTGCTCGCCAGCCGCGAGCCCCTCTATGCCCGCGCCTCGTCCGTGGTGGACACCTCCGACGTCCCCGTCGAGGTCATGGTCGACCGCCTGGCCGAGGCGATCGAGGCCCGCTTCGGCAACCTGGACCATCGGCGCAGCGCCTGA
- a CDS encoding DNA translocase FtsK, translating into MRASGRLPYSHRDPSRPVRGGDRLGLSIGALAHRLMNLRATLSRRLAGPPPRPDYTVAATRPTPSWMTSPQALVGRGEFGRGEVGRGEVGRGEVGLAFRPAPAVQAWPAQVFDDRATLDMIPGPAPLSRQDDLMEGETPAPRVLIRTPRRPAAIMPEGADVPAHAHAHAHAALPEPGPAVRYTRTPDPVLHERRQRALDAERAARAQAHAEAEAVALRLQAEQDAIRAEAEARERAALEAQAEAEARAAQVPEPLWRQPFVAPPGVRFFRSPDRRQSPPVLEALLPIPEAVQIPAAQVEPVLAEAVLVEPVVTAAAMIPDDRDWSDVPDWSEVHAWFDGRDSAALDAWSALQAESVPPVGEPEVGVAVASEPVAPEAVEPAAGPDLAEPVATRPGYRFQHLVRFETFGPPCPVEGQDNGQDRHDGPDRLPGSPVAAPARQAPLHAMAARAAIRSGRATLAPVAPEPAPMPVTDAPAPSPALPGATHFVTVAPFIPAPIAPEARADAPAFVPTAIPTRPVLLRNPKGAPGIEAEAPPALPEVVDAETPEVEMIEAAPEPTAALPAPAVNMPRAILPERPLLIPAGRHVPMSLVENADYEHPALELLAEPPLNGTEEVDADVLEQNALNLQQTVQDFGVRGDILAVRPGPVVTLYELEPAPGTKSSRVISLSDDIARSMSAVSARVAVVPGRNVIGIELPNDTRETVYLRELLASADFGMSKHKLALCLGKNIGGEPIIADLAKMPHLLVAGTTGSGKSVAINTMILSLLYRMKPEECRLIMVDPKMLELSVYDGIPHLLSPVVIDPKKAVIALKWAVREMEERYKKMSKIAVRNIDGYNARMAEARAKGEVITREVHTGFNRETGQAVYETEEMDLSALPYIVIVVDEMADLMMVAGKDIEGAIQRLAQMARAAGIHLIMATQRPSVDVITGTIKANFPTRISFQVTSKIDSRTILGEMGAEQLLGQGDMLFMAGGGRTTRVHGPFCSDSEVESVVAHLKRQGRPSYLEAVTADDGSGDEKPAKGSKADRAEKADKAPVAEIEDLDAPIFDAGAYAGSGGIDPGAELYDQAVQVVMRDRKASTSYIQRRLQIGYNRAASIMERMEIEGIVGPANHAGKREILMEGGHAASGMMYDDD; encoded by the coding sequence ATGCGCGCATCGGGACGGCTCCCCTACTCCCATCGTGATCCTTCGCGCCCCGTTCGCGGCGGCGACCGTCTCGGCCTGTCGATCGGCGCCCTGGCGCATCGGCTGATGAATCTCCGCGCCACCCTGTCCCGGCGCCTGGCCGGTCCGCCGCCGCGGCCGGACTACACCGTCGCCGCCACCCGCCCGACCCCGAGTTGGATGACGAGCCCGCAGGCCCTGGTCGGGCGGGGCGAGTTCGGACGGGGTGAAGTCGGGCGCGGTGAGGTCGGACGAGGTGAAGTCGGGCTTGCCTTCCGCCCAGCGCCGGCCGTCCAGGCCTGGCCCGCCCAGGTCTTCGACGATCGCGCCACCCTCGACATGATTCCGGGGCCCGCCCCGCTGTCCCGCCAGGACGACCTGATGGAGGGGGAGACGCCGGCCCCCCGCGTGCTGATCCGGACACCGCGCCGCCCCGCCGCGATCATGCCCGAGGGCGCCGACGTCCCTGCTCATGCCCATGCCCATGCTCATGCCGCCCTGCCGGAGCCGGGCCCGGCCGTGCGCTACACCCGCACCCCCGATCCCGTGCTCCACGAGCGTCGCCAGCGCGCCCTCGACGCCGAGCGCGCCGCCCGCGCGCAGGCCCACGCGGAGGCGGAGGCCGTAGCGCTTCGTCTGCAGGCCGAGCAGGATGCGATCCGCGCCGAGGCCGAGGCCCGGGAGCGCGCGGCCCTGGAGGCGCAGGCCGAGGCCGAGGCCCGGGCGGCGCAGGTGCCCGAGCCCCTGTGGCGGCAGCCCTTCGTCGCCCCCCCCGGCGTGCGCTTCTTCCGCAGCCCCGACCGCCGTCAGAGCCCGCCCGTCCTTGAGGCGCTCCTGCCGATCCCGGAGGCTGTCCAGATCCCGGCTGCGCAGGTCGAGCCCGTGCTTGCCGAGGCCGTCCTTGTCGAGCCGGTGGTGACTGCCGCCGCCATGATCCCCGACGACCGCGACTGGTCGGATGTGCCAGACTGGTCCGAAGTCCATGCCTGGTTCGACGGACGCGACAGCGCCGCCCTCGACGCCTGGTCCGCACTCCAGGCCGAGTCCGTGCCGCCGGTCGGCGAGCCCGAAGTCGGTGTCGCCGTCGCGTCCGAGCCCGTCGCGCCGGAGGCCGTCGAACCGGCTGCCGGGCCGGACCTCGCCGAGCCCGTCGCGACCCGGCCCGGCTACCGTTTCCAGCACCTGGTACGGTTCGAAACCTTCGGGCCGCCCTGCCCCGTCGAGGGTCAGGACAACGGTCAGGATCGTCATGACGGTCCGGATCGCCTGCCGGGCAGCCCGGTGGCGGCGCCTGCCCGGCAGGCCCCGCTCCACGCGATGGCGGCCCGCGCGGCGATCCGCTCCGGCCGGGCGACGCTCGCCCCGGTCGCGCCGGAGCCCGCACCCATGCCGGTCACCGACGCTCCGGCCCCCTCCCCTGCCCTGCCGGGCGCCACGCATTTCGTGACGGTCGCTCCCTTCATTCCGGCCCCCATCGCACCGGAAGCCCGCGCGGACGCGCCGGCCTTCGTGCCGACCGCGATCCCGACCCGGCCGGTCCTGCTGCGCAACCCCAAGGGCGCGCCGGGCATCGAGGCCGAGGCTCCCCCGGCCCTGCCGGAGGTGGTCGATGCCGAGACGCCCGAAGTCGAGATGATCGAGGCCGCGCCGGAGCCCACCGCTGCCCTGCCGGCGCCCGCCGTCAACATGCCGCGCGCGATCCTGCCCGAGCGCCCGCTCCTCATTCCCGCCGGCCGGCACGTGCCGATGTCCCTGGTCGAGAACGCGGATTACGAGCACCCTGCCCTCGAACTCCTGGCCGAGCCGCCCCTGAACGGCACCGAGGAGGTCGATGCCGACGTGCTGGAGCAGAATGCACTGAACCTCCAGCAGACCGTGCAGGATTTCGGCGTGCGCGGCGACATCCTCGCGGTGCGGCCCGGTCCCGTGGTGACGCTCTACGAACTGGAGCCGGCCCCCGGCACCAAGTCGAGCCGCGTGATCTCGCTCTCGGACGACATCGCCCGCTCCATGTCGGCGGTCTCGGCTCGCGTCGCCGTGGTCCCGGGGCGCAACGTCATCGGCATCGAGCTGCCGAATGACACCCGCGAGACCGTGTACCTTCGCGAGCTCCTCGCCTCGGCCGATTTCGGGATGAGCAAGCACAAGCTCGCCCTGTGTCTCGGCAAGAACATCGGCGGCGAGCCGATCATCGCCGATCTCGCCAAGATGCCCCACCTGCTGGTCGCCGGCACCACGGGCTCGGGCAAGTCGGTGGCGATCAACACCATGATCCTGTCGCTGCTCTACCGGATGAAGCCGGAGGAGTGCCGCCTGATCATGGTGGACCCGAAGATGCTGGAGCTCTCCGTCTACGACGGCATCCCGCACCTGCTCTCACCCGTCGTCATCGACCCGAAGAAGGCGGTCATCGCCCTCAAGTGGGCCGTGCGCGAGATGGAGGAGCGCTACAAGAAGATGTCGAAGATCGCCGTGCGCAACATCGACGGCTACAACGCGCGCATGGCCGAGGCCCGGGCCAAGGGCGAAGTCATCACCCGCGAGGTCCATACCGGCTTCAACCGCGAGACCGGCCAAGCCGTCTACGAGACGGAGGAGATGGACCTCTCGGCCCTGCCCTACATCGTGATCGTGGTCGACGAGATGGCCGACCTGATGATGGTGGCGGGCAAGGACATCGAGGGCGCGATCCAGCGTCTGGCCCAGATGGCGCGCGCGGCCGGCATCCACCTGATCATGGCGACGCAGCGCCCTTCCGTCGACGTGATCACCGGCACGATCAAGGCGAACTTCCCGACCCGGATCTCCTTCCAGGTGACGAGCAAGATCGACAGCCGCACGATCCTCGGCGAGATGGGCGCCGAGCAGCTGCTGGGCCAGGGCGACATGCTGTTCATGGCCGGCGGCGGGCGCACCACCCGCGTGCACGGGCCGTTCTGCTCGGATTCCGAGGTCGAGAGCGTGGTCGCCCACCTCAAGCGCCAGGGCCGGCCCTCCTACCTCGAGGCCGTCACGGCCGACGACGGCAGCGGTGACGAGAAGCCCGCCAAGGGCTCGAAGGCGGACAGGGCCGAGAAGGCCGACAAGGCCCCGGTCGCCGAGATCGAGGACCTCGACGCCCCGATCTTCGATGCCGGCGCCTATGCGGGCAGCGGCGGCATCGATCCCGGTGCCGAACTCTACGACCAGGCGGTGCAGGTGGTGATGCGGGACCGCAAGGCCTCGACCAGCTACATCCAGCGTCGCCTCCAGATCGGCTACAACCGCGCCGCCTCGATCATGGAGCGGATGGAGATCGAGGGGATCGTCGGTCCGGCGAACCATGCCGGCAAGCGCGAGATCCTGATGGAGGGGGGGCATGCCGCCTCGGGCATGATGTACGACGACGATTGA
- a CDS encoding DUF3126 family protein, whose translation MNKTDIVKVQDYLRRTFANTNIRLVPRPKKDDSAEVYLGEEFLGVVSVDDEDGDRSFNFAMAILDIDLED comes from the coding sequence GTGAACAAGACCGACATTGTGAAGGTGCAGGACTACCTCCGCCGGACCTTCGCCAACACCAACATCCGCCTGGTCCCCCGCCCCAAAAAGGACGATTCGGCCGAGGTCTACCTGGGCGAAGAGTTCCTCGGCGTGGTCTCGGTGGACGACGAGGACGGCGACCGCTCGTTCAACTTCGCCATGGCGATCCTCGATATTGACCTCGAAGATTGA
- a CDS encoding HIT family protein, translated as MPSSHEAPAYDPENVFAKILRGEIPAERVYEDADTLAFMDVMPQGDGHTLVIPKAPARGLLDADPDALAAVARTVQRVARAVKAAFAADGLTVFQYNEPAGGQTVFHLHVHILPRFEGVPLQRHTGGMADRAVLAEHATRIRAALADD; from the coding sequence ATGCCCTCTTCCCACGAAGCGCCGGCCTACGATCCCGAGAATGTCTTCGCCAAGATCCTGCGCGGGGAGATTCCGGCCGAGCGGGTCTACGAGGATGCCGACACCCTCGCCTTCATGGATGTGATGCCCCAGGGGGACGGCCACACCCTGGTGATCCCCAAGGCCCCCGCCCGCGGCCTCCTCGACGCCGATCCGGATGCGCTGGCCGCGGTGGCGCGCACGGTGCAGCGCGTCGCCCGGGCGGTGAAGGCGGCCTTCGCGGCCGACGGCCTCACGGTGTTCCAGTACAACGAGCCGGCGGGCGGACAGACGGTGTTCCACCTGCACGTCCATATCCTGCCCCGCTTCGAGGGGGTGCCGCTGCAGCGGCACACGGGTGGCATGGCGGACAGGGCCGTCCTGGCGGAGCACGCGACCCGCATCCGGGCCGCCCTGGCGGACGACTGA